A stretch of Chlorocebus sabaeus isolate Y175 unplaced genomic scaffold, mChlSab1.0.hap1 unalloc_scaffold_362, whole genome shotgun sequence DNA encodes these proteins:
- the LOC140711234 gene encoding uncharacterized protein isoform X2, whose amino-acid sequence MWANASELSPTRTQILPGMDHFLYGLSDEMKQAHREQLFTISHKKLLAMSDRYLGTGKSTHGLAILRPENPKIAKDPSWIIRPCGSVLLTDGSSTGRPDGSSPEKQVGWGGGPTRAAGPSRQHPCLLWQESSENSKLGPSKDRGLDWTRNWLSDFSNPHLGGFNMQLGLQSRGRVGKIHVFSFTF is encoded by the exons ATGTGGGCGAATGCATCCGAACTGTCCCCTACACGGACCCAGATCTTGCCAG GAATGGACCACTTCTTGTACGGCCTCTCGGATGAGATGAAGCAGGCCCACAGGGAGCAGCTCTTCACCATCAGCCACAAGAAGCTCCTGGCCATGAGCGATag GTACCTCGGCACTGGGAAGAGCACGCATGGCCTGGCCATACTCAGACCCGAGAATCCCAAAATCGCCAAGGACCCATCCTGGATCATCAG GCCCTGTGGGAGTGTCCTCCTAACAGACGGAAGTTCAACGGGGCGGCCGGATGGAAGCAGTCCTGAGAAGCAGGTGGGCTGGG GAGGTGGGCCCACGAGGGCAGCAGGGCCGTCACGCCAGCACCCATGTCTACTCTGGCAAGAGTCATCAGAGAATTCCAAATTAGGTCCCAGCAAGGACCGTGGCTTGGACTGGACGAGAAACTGGCTATCAGATTTTTCAAACCCCCACCTTGGTGGTTTTAACATGCAGCTAGGATTGCAATCAAGAGGCCGAGTAGGTAAGATTCATgtgttctcttttactttctaa
- the LOC140711234 gene encoding uncharacterized protein isoform X1: MWANASELSPTRTQILPGMDHFLYGLSDEMKQAHREQLFTISHKKLLAMSDRYLGTGKSTHGLAILRPENPKIAKDPSWIIRARKESHHASSSWPLDSDFPNSLFLGSPLPPHSSPPPFLRHSCGLLQPRAKRQKRCPYRRWAHEGSRAVTPAPMSTLARVIREFQIRSQQGPWLGLDEKLAIRFFKPPPWWF; this comes from the exons ATGTGGGCGAATGCATCCGAACTGTCCCCTACACGGACCCAGATCTTGCCAG GAATGGACCACTTCTTGTACGGCCTCTCGGATGAGATGAAGCAGGCCCACAGGGAGCAGCTCTTCACCATCAGCCACAAGAAGCTCCTGGCCATGAGCGATag GTACCTCGGCACTGGGAAGAGCACGCATGGCCTGGCCATACTCAGACCCGAGAATCCCAAAATCGCCAAGGACCCATCCTGGATCATCAG AGCCAGAAAggagagccaccacgccagctctTCTTGGCCGTTGGACTCTGATTTCCCAAACAGCTTGTTTTTGgggtctcctctccctccacacagctCTCCACCGCCGTTTCTGAGGCACAGCTGTGGTCTCCTGCAACCTAGAGCTAAGAGGCAGAAACGCTGTCCCTACAGGAGGTGGGCCCACGAGGGCAGCAGGGCCGTCACGCCAGCACCCATGTCTACTCTGGCAAGAGTCATCAGAGAATTCCAAATTAGGTCCCAGCAAGGACCGTGGCTTGGACTGGACGAGAAACTGGCTATCAGATTTTTCAAACCCCCACCTTGGTGGTTTTAA
- the LOC140711234 gene encoding presequence protease, mitochondrial-like isoform X3, with the protein MWANASELSPTRTQILPGMDHFLYGLSDEMKQAHREQLFTISHKKLLAMSDRYLGTGKSTHGLAILRPENPKIAKDPSWIIRPCGSVLLTDGSSTGRPDGSSPEKQVGWALHRRF; encoded by the exons ATGTGGGCGAATGCATCCGAACTGTCCCCTACACGGACCCAGATCTTGCCAG GAATGGACCACTTCTTGTACGGCCTCTCGGATGAGATGAAGCAGGCCCACAGGGAGCAGCTCTTCACCATCAGCCACAAGAAGCTCCTGGCCATGAGCGATag GTACCTCGGCACTGGGAAGAGCACGCATGGCCTGGCCATACTCAGACCCGAGAATCCCAAAATCGCCAAGGACCCATCCTGGATCATCAG GCCCTGTGGGAGTGTCCTCCTAACAGACGGAAGTTCAACGGGGCGGCCGGATGGAAGCAGTCCTGAGAAGCAGGTGGGCTGGG ctCTCCACCGCCGTTTCTGA